The following proteins are encoded in a genomic region of Deferribacterota bacterium:
- the nagA gene encoding N-acetylglucosamine-6-phosphate deacetylase, giving the protein MKNCINIIGPKIYTEKTTIEKGIISIIDGKISNITSINDKNNKKTTNNSKNNLVEQYSFPKDTFIIPGIIDIHMHGLYGFDIMDKNEDALFNICKILPKEGITSFLATTVTDNNINIESTLKRIKCFKQNEHAGANLLGVNLEGPFISREKAGIHNKDLIQNPNIDLIERWQKISGNNIKIVTIAPELKGSIAFIDYLSKNKIIPSIGHTNCTYLQADNAIKNGALLATHLFNAMSGIHHRHPGAVLSILDNNKICAELIVDGYHLCEEIIRFSYKILKKNRIILVSDSIGAKGLQSGLYNFHGNTVKIDGKKAVSREGILAGSLLYMNEGLKNMKKFTGAKIGELIDISSANQARLLNIYDKKGSIAIGKDADLVVLNKEFDVLMTVCMGKVAYINNNVVSK; this is encoded by the coding sequence ATGAAAAACTGTATAAATATTATAGGCCCTAAAATTTACACTGAAAAAACAACTATTGAAAAAGGTATTATTTCAATTATAGATGGTAAGATTTCTAATATCACTTCAATAAACGATAAGAATAACAAAAAAACCACAAATAATAGTAAAAACAACTTAGTGGAGCAATACAGCTTTCCTAAGGATACTTTTATAATCCCAGGGATTATTGATATACATATGCACGGACTATATGGTTTTGATATAATGGATAAAAATGAGGATGCCCTTTTTAATATCTGCAAAATCCTGCCAAAAGAGGGTATTACTTCATTTTTGGCAACAACAGTCACAGATAATAATATAAATATTGAATCTACATTAAAGAGAATTAAGTGTTTTAAGCAAAATGAACACGCAGGAGCTAATTTATTAGGAGTAAATTTAGAAGGCCCCTTTATATCTAGAGAAAAAGCCGGTATTCATAACAAAGATCTAATACAAAATCCAAATATTGATCTCATAGAGAGGTGGCAAAAGATAAGTGGCAATAATATCAAGATTGTAACAATAGCACCAGAACTAAAAGGTTCTATAGCATTTATAGATTATTTATCAAAAAATAAAATCATCCCATCAATAGGACACACAAATTGCACATATTTACAAGCGGATAATGCCATAAAAAATGGTGCACTACTTGCAACCCACCTATTTAATGCAATGTCCGGTATACATCATAGACATCCTGGGGCGGTACTTTCAATACTTGATAATAATAAAATCTGCGCCGAGTTGATTGTAGATGGCTATCATTTATGTGAGGAAATAATTAGGTTTTCCTACAAAATACTTAAGAAAAATAGAATAATTCTAGTCAGTGATTCAATTGGCGCTAAAGGTTTGCAAAGTGGTTTATACAATTTTCATGGCAATACTGTTAAAATAGACGGCAAAAAAGCTGTCAGTAGAGAAGGAATATTAGCAGGTAGTCTCCTTTATATGAATGAAGGATTAAAAAATATGAAAAAATTTACAGGGGCAAAAATTGGGGAGCTCATAGACATAAGCTCAGCTAACCAAGCAAGACTATTAAACATTTATGATAAAAAAGGCTCTATTGCAATT